One genomic region from Myripristis murdjan chromosome 7, fMyrMur1.1, whole genome shotgun sequence encodes:
- the LOC115362188 gene encoding interferon-induced protein 44-like has translation MRLFTAVHKDTELQYMRDYKPHREDVQHLRVLVHGPVGAGKSSFINSVNSVLRGKITGRPLAEANASESFTKKYKTYKIQKGQPGNFYHFVFNDTMGVEMEEDGGVHPEDIILAMKGHMRDGYRFKPGSKLSEDNQFYNAEPTLNDKVQVLVCVVPADKIPLLTDGCVKKIKDIREMASELEIPQLAIITKIDLACPQIQKDLKNVYLSKKLKETMEQFSQLVGIPMSYIFPVKNYDEEINIKDDVDSLILSALRQIIDFGEEFINDMET, from the exons ATGAGACTTTTCACCGCAGT acacaaagacacagagctgCAGTACATGAGGGATTACAAACCCCACAGAGAAGACGTCCAGCATCTGAGAGTCCTGGTTCATGGTCCAGTTGGAGCTGGAAAATCCAGTTTCATCAACTCTGTCAACAGTGTCCTACGAGGCAAAATCACAGGCAGACCTTTGGCCGAGGCAAATGCCAGTGAAAGTTTCACCAAGAAG TATAAAACCTACAAAATCCAAAAAGGACAGCCTGGAAACTTTTACCATTTTGTCTTCAATGACACTATGGGTGTTGAGATGGAGGAGGACGGAGGAGTCCATCCAGAAGACATCATACTGGCCATGAAGGGACACATGAGAGACGGTTACAGG TTCAAACCTGGATCTAAACTGTCAGAGGACAATCAGTTTTACAACGCAGAACCAACTCTAAATGACAAAGTTCaggttctggtgtgtgttgtaccTGCTGACAAAATACCTCTACTGACTGACGGCTGTGTGAAGAAGATAAAGGACATCAGGGAGATGGCCAGTGAGCTGG aaATTCCCCAGCTGGCCATCATCACCAAAATTGATTTAGCCTGCCCACAGATCCAGAAAGATCTGAAGAATGTCTATCTGAGCAAAAAGCTGAAGGAGACA ATGGAGCAGTTCAGTCAGTTGGTGGGAATTCCAATGAGCTACATCTTTCCTGTGAAGAACTACGATGAAGAAATCAACATAAAGGATGATGTTGATTCTCTGATTCTTAGCGCCCTGAGACAGATCATCGACTTTGGAGAAGAGTTCATCAACGACATGGAAACCTAA